The following DNA comes from Hordeum vulgare subsp. vulgare chromosome 3H, MorexV3_pseudomolecules_assembly, whole genome shotgun sequence.
CGCGAAGGGTGAATTACATGATCACAAATTTATATGATTAGTTCACAAAGCTATTGTGTATGgatatgtttgttgaagacattctgTACTTGCAACCTTGCAGAATTTTCATAGGAATGGTTGTTCTTCAAGTGGTGATGGCACTAACGATGTTTCATCAGTGTTACAATGTGCATTTGTATTTTAACTTGTCGATAAAATATTTACTTAAACTTTTCTAAGAATCTCCGTCTACACTTGTCCACCAAATCACCAAAACTTAAAGTTCGAGTAACTACAACACTAGAAATGAAGACCGAAACAGGACATAGGGCATAGCACGTTTTGGAAGAAAATCAGATGATTTAAACCTTTGGAGTTGATTGATAGAAGAGTTATTGTCGAAGCAGTTGAACACAATGCCTGGTAGCTCACTTATTTTATACGCATCGTCTAACAACCCAGCTGCCCTGCTGCATCTCACAGTTCTCTCCTAGAAACCACCCTTCTTTCTCTTCCCTACATGCACCCTATCTTCCTACTATATAAACCACCCCATTCCGCACCTCATAACCCACAAGAAAAGAGAAGTAGAACCAAACAAATAACAAGTCTCTTCTATTACTTGTAGCAAAGTGCAGCAAAGGACACTTACATGGCGACTTCCATGAGTTGCCTGCTGGTGCTATGCCTTGTATGTCCCTTCCTTGTTGGTGTCGTACGTGCCAACCCATGGTACGGCTTGTTCCCACAGTTTTACGACCACTCTTGCCCGAAGGCAAAGGAGATTGTGCAATCCATCGTGGCGCAGGCTGTTGCTCAAGAGACCAGGATGGCAGCATCCTTGGTCAGGCTGCATTTCCATGACTGCTTTGTCAAGGTCTCTGTTTCCTCTTTATTGTAGTATCCTTTACATGTTTCTACACCGCTACAATGATATTTGCTGAACATAGTTCCTGCAATGTGGTATAGAAAATTACATATTTCATTGTGAGTCTGACTAATACGATAAGTTATGCATTTTATTTCTTAACTTACAGCGGTTACAATGCTTAACAAAATGCCGAAAGTGATACTTTTGCTATATTTGTCCTTCATATGGGAAACCTTGTCCTCAAGAACATGGAAAAATCTGTAGTTCCTAGGCTAGACTTTTAATTTTACCAATGACAAGATAGCCTGCCTACAATGCCTATACGACCACTACTTATTGTCTTGATGACACGATCGAGTCTGTACCATGATTGCTTTTTCCCCGAAAAGATGGTGATTGCTTAATTCAAGTGCACAATAATTGGCACTCTCCATGCAATGCTCATCCTTCACAAAATGCATGTACCTGATCAGATGAATCTACTATTTCGTTGCCTGTGCCCAATCTATGTAGTACCACATGCCTACTTATCCAGTAATTTTTCTGACATCTTTTTTCCTTCTGTTTATAGGGGTGCGACGCATCTGTGCTACTGGACAACAGCAGCAGCATAGTCAGCGAGAAAGGGTCCAACCCCAATCTGAACTCCCTCCGGGGGTTTGAGGTCGTCGACCAGATCAAGGTCGCCCTTGAGACAGCCTGCCCCGGTACTGTCTCCTGTGCAGATATCCTCGCCCTCGCCGCCCGTGACTCTACTGTCCTCGTATGTGCACATAAAAAAAATCTTTCCTAGCTAGCATGAGTATGCAGCCAGTATTTGTGATTCTTTGGGACTCAAATTAACCTGCAGGTTGGTGGCCCTTACTGGGACGTGCCTCTTGGCCGGAGGGATTCTCTGGGCGCGAGTATCCAGGGTTCCAACAATGACATCCCTGCCCCCAACAACACTCtccccaccatcatcaccaagttCAAGCGTCTCGGTCTCAACGTCGTCGATGTTGTCGCCCTATCAGGTGGCCACACCATCGGCTTGTCCCGTTGCACCAGCTTCCGGCAGAGACTGTACAACCAGTCGGGCAACGGCCTGGCCGACAGCACACTGGACGTGTCCTTCGCAGCGCAGCTAAGGCAGGGGTGCCCCCGCTCCGGCGGCGACAACAATCTCTTCCCGCTCGACGTCGTCAGCTCGACCAAGTTTGACAACTTCTACTTCAAGAACATCCTTGCGGGTAGGGGTCTCCTCAGCTCCGACGAGGTCCTGCTTACCAAGAGCGCAGAGACAGCGGCACTCGTGAAGGCGTACGCGAATGATGTGCATCTCTTCTTCCAGCACTTTGCACAGTCGATGGTGAACATGGGCAACATCATGCCGCTGACCGGGTCGCAGGGAGAGATCAGGAAGGACTGCAGGAGGCTCAACAACTATCACTAAGTGACTGAAGCTCCTGCAAGTGCTGAATTGTGAATGAAGTTGGCGCCATATTTTGTTTCAATAAGCAAGTGTGGTTGTAATTTTCGAAATCTCTTGATCGTTTGTGTTGTGTGATTGCATTATGAAATGTTTATGTCATAATAATTCAATATATAAGATGAGTTCATTTGTTTGCTATAGATCCGGGTTTTTGACATAACTTACCAAGTTCTGACTCCCAAATTCTACTCATGGAACACATCCACCTATTGTTCAACAGCTGTCGTGGTACTCCAGCTGAGCTGAATTCAAGATTTATCATCTGTCAAAATAAAATGGATCAAAATTTAGTCTTGCAAGATACTTATAAATTACCGATTCAATTTTGTTATGCCTCAAAGAAATATCTCAGAAGGTTATGGAACCACTAAAACAAAATATGAACTGACCAAGTTTGTGCTGATGACCACTGGGATACACCATATCGCATTGCTGTGCCATACTAGGTTCATAAAACAAGTAAACCTCCTAATTTCTAAATGAAGAAAATCAGGTACATGTGATTCTTTTCGGCACAAGTTGTTCAAAGCTAGCAACAGAGTTATCTTCTGATGACAGAGCTGGAGAAAGCAGGATGCCAATCAAATTGGAACAAGAGCGAGTGAGGAGAAGTGCCCGAAAAAGAGGAGTCCAGTCTCCTCCCCTGCTATTCGGAAGAGCAAGCAAAGAATTATCACACAAGAGACTAGTTATACCAAGTTCCACCATAGTGATCAGAGATGCAAATGATgattgcaaaaataaattcaaGGATCTGTTATGCTGATATTTCATCAAACAGATAGAGCGCAACTTACATTGCAAACCCTCAGTTCCTGCTTTCATACTACACTAGTATTGTTAGCTGAGAACCACATGGATGAGAGGTGTAATCATTACCACACAGGATACTTGGTTCCAGCAGAGAGAGGAATTTAATTGTAGACTCTATGCTTGAAGTCACTCATTAGCTGAGAACCACCAGCTCAACATCCAGAGAAGCTGGGAGCAGATGAAGGCATTTCATAAACTGGTTGCTTTGGGGAATTAGTTTCTTGAGCTTCTTTTATGATATTTCTTTAGAAGACCCAAAATGACGTGTGGGTTTCTTCAAAAACATTTCTTTGATCATGTTTATATGAAACCAGTCAGTTCCCAGATAATTGTGGGCTAACCTCACCCAATTGAACTAAAAGTTATTTGAAAGAGTAAAGATCATCTAATAAATGGGTGCATAAATCAAAGTATAGAGCAAGGGTGATTATGGTTCATATGTAAAAGGTGCCATTTTCAGAAGTTTGTACAGGAACTAATGGAAAGGCGGACTGGCCGCTTtaacatgtactccctctgtaccgaaaTATATGTTGCTGGAGTAGCTGAACTTTAGCTACTCCAGCGACATATATTtgggtacagagggagtatttacaGAATCTGTATGTGCAGCAGGAGACAAGTACATCATTACATTGTCAAAGATTTCAAAGGGAATATACTGGAATAGGGCTAGAACGTGAAAATAACAAGACAATGAAGGAACAAAGAGCACATAGTCGAACTGATTACCTGCAAGTCCATTGCTCTTACAAGCTTTCTGTTTGCACCCTTTTCTCTAGCGCAGTGTTTTTTTATCACCCAGCCTGGTAGCTCTTCTAGTAGTTTACTACCCTCGATTGATCTGATCAGTCGTTTAAGTGAATTTCCTGCGCGAAGAAGTGCCACTGGTTTCCTCCTTTCTCATGCCCTGCCCAGTGTACAACATGTATCCTGGTATTCAGAATCTTGAACCATATTGCAAAAACTATGCACGACCAAATGACCGCTATGAATGGGAAATGAAAAGGTTGGTACCATGTGTTCACCAGCAGAGCCCTCTTAAGTGTTAGAACCTGTGGATAGTCAGGGCTCTCAATTCAATTGGCGCACGTTGCTGAGGTGAATGAAACAACAGCCAGATAATCAAGGGTCATATGTGTGTAATGCATGAAATGGGTAGTTTAGTTTTGCTACAAGAGATAGATGGTTACATGTTGCAGTTAATTCCACCTTTGCAAACCCTTCTGTTGCCAACTGTCAGGATGGTCAATTTTTCGACACATGTTTGCTTCACCTACAAAACGCAGAGTGCATATTAACAAAATTCTCGAGGATGCATTATGAAGCATCGTTTATATCTGTAAGAACATGGTGTACTTACGAGAGTTGCTTTGTTTACAGAAGATGATACCCTGGGCCAGAAGAACTTTCCTAACAGATTGCACCAGTTACCAAACTTAACCAGAATTCCGAATCATTGCTTCAATTACCTTATTGGCCTTAACCAGCTCCCCTTTCGAGCAAAGGGAAGCAATAGCAGGATAATATGTGTCAAAGTCGTCACAGAAAGACTTCCCTAGCAAATTACCATTGTCGATATCAGTATTATCACTTGCTGTGCATAAACTATCAGTTCTCCGTGTCATGGGTTGCAATGTGCCTTGGGAATTTCCGTGGAGGCACTTGCTGGAAGCATCAAAAATGGCTGGACTTAGAACTTGTTTTGAATCTGTTCTaggatcacaagcatcatcagttCTCTGCAGCTTCTTTAGGTGAGCAAGTGTATTAGAACTATTAGAATCTGAAGAGGATACAGACATGAGTCTCACTTCACTTAGGATAGTCACAACCTCATCGATCTTCCCTTCCTCACATGCAGAAGACAGAAGAGCAACAAGAGATTCTGTTTCCACCTCATATCCTACGTTGTTTATTAGCTCGACAATTTGTTTGGACTGAAACATCTCCCTCAAGATGCCTCTGGACTCTTCCATCCTTCCTTTTGCATAGAGCCCTTTGATCAGGCTCATAAATCCAACAAAATCGGGGGCCATCTCCTTACAATGGTATTCATTAAAGAAGCCTAACGCAGCTTCAGTGTCACCTTTCATACAATGTCCACTAATGACTGCACCAAGTGTAAAAGCATCCGGATGTA
Coding sequences within:
- the LOC123443452 gene encoding peroxidase 49-like encodes the protein MATSMSCLLVLCLVCPFLVGVVRANPWYGLFPQFYDHSCPKAKEIVQSIVAQAVAQETRMAASLVRLHFHDCFVKGCDASVLLDNSSSIVSEKGSNPNLNSLRGFEVVDQIKVALETACPGTVSCADILALAARDSTVLVGGPYWDVPLGRRDSLGASIQGSNNDIPAPNNTLPTIITKFKRLGLNVVDVVALSGGHTIGLSRCTSFRQRLYNQSGNGLADSTLDVSFAAQLRQGCPRSGGDNNLFPLDVVSSTKFDNFYFKNILAGRGLLSSDEVLLTKSAETAALVKAYANDVHLFFQHFAQSMVNMGNIMPLTGSQGEIRKDCRRLNNYH